Part of the Clarias gariepinus isolate MV-2021 ecotype Netherlands chromosome 25, CGAR_prim_01v2, whole genome shotgun sequence genome is shown below.
ATTCAAGTtcctacaataaaaaataaacttaaaaaaacaactgcagAAAGAATTTAGGGGAAAAGTCAAAACAAGTTTCTTTTACGATTTTGGTACAAGTTTAACCAACTTACACTTTAAcctgttagtttgtttgttgaCATTTTAGTTCTGCTTGGTCTTTTGCCTGTAAGTGTCCAGCTGATCTTCACTGTATTTGCATTTGGCGACACCCTTATCCGGAGCAACTCACATTTTATCTCTTTAAACAGTCAAGCAGTTGAGGTTTAAGAGCTTTTCTCAACAGCAGCAATATAGTAGCGCCTGGGTTTGAAACCATGACCTTCCAATGAGTAGGTCATTACCTTAACTACTGAGTTACCTTAGGCTTAACTAACCTGTTTGGTGCCGGCGAAGCTTCAGATTACACAAAGACACAAGCTGTTTAAAACTCCTATTGTCTCCTATTGTCTCCTATTGTCTTCAGTTTTCAAACCAGTTAAAGTGCATCAGCACATCTGCTTATGTTTAAACAACAATGTCACGTCTACACAGGAATCTGCTACAGGAACTACAGTTCCCAGAATGCAAACTCCTAAAACTAGACGTGTCCACCATGACAGACTCTCAATCATTCACGTTCTCCTGATGAATGATTGTGCAAACCTGGCAGACATTTCCCTCACCTTCCCAAATGCTCTTAACACCTTCTCCTGCCACACCTTCACCAGGGGGATTAATTATATTCTTcctgttttcttatttttctcccTCTTGCCTTGTCTAGGTCATGTTGACTATCAtcaattcttattttttttttgctaagtttTCGTAAAGTTCTGCCATCTTGCACTTACACCCTGATGTCTGTGTCTGACAGGGGGACAATTTCCCCATTCACTGATTTTTTCTTGCTTATTGAATTAAAGTTAAGTTTTTGTGTTAGCCTGATTCATTTCTGTTAGCGTCTTGACAGTTTAGCATAACTGTTTAACCGTCATGGCATCTGAAACACAGAACAGGAACTTGTACAGTCAGAACAAATCTCATCCAGGACGGATAGATTagattacatttatttcaataataaaacacacttttaaacagaggtgcataagtggcctatttacaataaataaatgtagaaatatGGCTATGAGTGTTATACAAGGTGGTACCAATAAGTCACTAGTCTTGTAACCCGGCAAAACCCAttatcttagtgagggggtgtggtcGACCGCGTTGCTAGGGATGACGCAGCGATTCAaagactgtgattggttgataaaaaataacctctgacctttgcaaaggtcttgaaatgcGCTCTTGGTGAAAACACATGATAATAgaacagacagtgaaatcataatgtgtgtatatgaagaATTAGTATAATCATGACtgcaggctactttatgcaaagtttttaggttaaatatcttaaagtgGATTAAAACagtcaaatgtttaaaatgtccctattaaaagtcctcctctctactcttaacaactTTTTACCTTAGGaactgtttttagggctaagatgtttcgtgaatcattttcatctttactaagatttagtcctaaatttagggggaaattctaagaaaatgtcataattctaagaattttcttaaaGCCTATTTCATGGGACTCAGGAAACCAGATGGGGTACTGTGTACCCAGGATGGGGTgtaaatccatcacagggcaaaagcacacacacacacacacacacacacacacacacacacacacttacacactacgggcaacttgGAAACACTGATTAGCCTACTCAGTGTGTCTGTGggctgtaggaggaaaccagagattAAGGAGAAAACGCTCCATAACATgcaaaattctctctctctctctctctctctctctctctctctcacacacacacacatatcaattaatcaatctttCACATACCGCCAACACTTCTGGGGATTCGCATGTCAAAGACGTGCAGCAGTCTTAAACCTCGATGGCGGATCACGGAGGAATTAAAGTATTAAAGTCTCAGCAAACAAAGAGGAACCGTGAGAACCCTGGAAGGATATCTGTGTAAAGGGCAATGGTGTAACTAaatcgcacacacacgcacacagcatGTACAGGCTTGTGgttttgtaatgtgtgtgctgTATTTAATGTAGGTAGTTTTAGCTCAGTGAGGAAGGTATCACTCATCaggtcattttaattatttattatcatttgaCACctgtaatatacattttttcagtgattggactgcctgcttcacatccgaaacgccggcctcccaggaactcctttaatggcccaaacatgtgtaaatggcCTAAAGCAAGGTCAGGATTGTTTGGGGGACGTGCCAATAACTCCACGTACAGTtgacacagacagatgcatctcttccgcaACTGCAGTGGACcccgagccacctcagccgggaTCGTCTTTTATGGACGCACAGCCTTCATTAAAACGTctgcaccgttcaaatgttttactgcagctaaaagactcatcaccgtactgcgcTTGAACTATTTTGTAAACATCAATAGTTTACACcctcattcaccagaaatttcatcacaggtcccggtttgactagatcttttttttaatcgttAAATTTTTGATCTTGTTCTATTAGAAGataattttgcttatttttctcAAAATAAATGCTTGATTAGTTAGAAAAAGGATTTACATATAGATACAAGATCAGTTCAGGCTGAAAAAAACAGTTACCATTTAAAGAAACAGGGTAATAAtgttacatttcttttataataataataatcccataaagaaatgtacattgttttttattataggaTTATTATAATGGAAATGCAAGTTCCCCTGTATGCAAGTACATTTCAAGCAACAGGTTAAAGTAAGTAAAGAGAGTAGGAGGAACCTGGAACAGACCCGAGCTGAGATAAACCCTTCCGTCCCGACAGAGAAAAGTGTTAACTGCCCGCCATAAAAAGCTCTTCAGCACACACCACGCCTCCGCCCACCTCCCCATGACCAGGGGGCACGGGCATGGAGATGATGCAATCCTTGTACCCTGAAAGGCCAGAGAAGGTCAGAACGGGACTGTTCAGAGCAGATAAACTATCAGTCCTGGAACTCCTGAAGAACCATGACTTATCTGCATCTACAGTGTGAGCAGTCGTTCAAGGAAACCAACAGGGAAACGTTTTATTTCATTAAGATGTTCATCTATTCATTTGACTTCCTTTAATATTCCCAACACTGAGATTAATAAACTGGGGTTAATGAACAGAACAGTAGCTTTCACATTTGTACTGATACGGTCCGAATAGGGCTGTTGTttatgtgtgtctgtggagGTGAAGTTAAGGAGCAGTGACAGTTTTATCTTTAGGTGGCTTTAATAGCAACCAGAAATAACTGTTTCCCCCAAGATACCTTGTTTTACACCAGAATCTTTTACAACATTGTCcttttgaaaattattttacaggCCGTGATCTAAAGcactggctcgcaatctccgtggtggtggggtttaaacctgggaccttccggaCCATAGTCCAATCCCTCCATATAGTGGATCATTATTTGGAGATAACAAGAGAAACACTATTGAGTTTTTTGGTTAAGTTTGTGTTTATCGGCACTGGCGGGGCTCGCTCACTGCTGCAGGCACATTGGACCACTGATTAAGAGGTTATGAGTTCAAATCCTGTCACTGTTGAACCCTTAGCCCTAAACTGTATTCAGTCTTGCGTTTAAATAAAAGCGTCAGTGACATTGTTCTTCACATGTTCCTCAAGTTTAGATTTTTCCTTTTCCAGTcactatataaatacaaaatcccaattatataaataattaaatgatcattcttttttcagtttatattttattctcctTATGTACATCAGTGTTAGCATGTGACCATGTGGAACCACATAGAAGAAGTTTGCATctcctactgtacatttgtATTCTAAAGTCATAATCTTAACTATGAAATTGTTCAAAAAAAAGTCAGGTAAGTAAACCACTCAGTGGCATCTTGGTTAGCACAaaggcctcgcacctccagggtctgggttcaacaCAGGTTTGagtgcttggtggtttttctCTGCGtgtttcagtttcctcccagaagtctaaagacattcagattacgTTAACTGATGTTCCCACGTTGcaaatactgtgtgtgtttgtgtgtgtgtcctgtgaagGAGTGACATCCTGTCTATGATGTActcctgtacagtataaaattcATAGAtgatgaataagtgagtgagtgaaaaaaatccacacacacaactctttgttttatatatgtatagttTGTTTTAATATCAGCACGAACCGTGTACATTTGATCTCTCGTGTAATGATGAACAAGTTCATTATTATACCTTAACATCTGAATTTGTATAACCTCCAGGTCTACAGGTGGCGCTGCAACACTTTAACTGCTTAAAAAACTCTTTATGTGTAGCGTCATATCGTGTGTCACATGTACATTTTGGATGCGTAGGACCCCTTTGCGGGCTTTCGTATTCGCCTGATTTAAAATCTCGTTAATgctattgtacagtacaatttCTAAACGCTACGTATAAATTTTCcttaaatattaacataattattatGGTTGCTATGAAGGCTTAAAGTTTATTTGATCCACAAGACATGTTGCAGTGCTATATGATTTAGATATTATAGTTGGTTGGTTAACACCTTCGtgctatttattaattattttatttattaagttaatataattaattaagtcAATGCTGGCCTTTAAAACTTTCTTActtatttttagattatttaaagctaaatcttatatttatttttacgtaaagtttttttttttattattataaaaacgcTTCGGTATCAGGCATATTAATGTCTACCTACATGAGGGCCTCTGAGCACTTGCGTCAGCAATGCGACAAAGCGAAGGATACCGAAAGCACTAAGGAGGACCTGATATGATGTGACACCTGGAAAGCTAAATCGAGTGCAGAATAGTCGATCAGGACCTTGAGCGTTTCATAGGTGAGttcaattttatatattataaattgttttttccccccggCTTTTCTCTGTAGCGTTTCTCAAAACTCGGTTAACTctggtttttgtgtgtgtttaaacagcgCCGCCATGGTGTTACGGAGGATCCTGTACGCGCTGATAAACAACGCGCAGCTCGTGGAACGCCTAGCCGAGTCGCGGCCCATCCGGCGCGCGGCGCAGCTCACCGCCTTCGCCATCACGCGCGCGCAGATCGCCGGGAAGGACGCCGCGCGACAGATTCGCGCAGGCGAGCTGAGTGAGAGAGGCGCGAGAGTCCGGGACAGTTTCCTGAAGGAGGTGAAGCAGGGCATGAAGGCCGCGTCCGAGCAGattaaaaacaagaaatgaTCGACTGGGTGTGGATTTAACACTGACTGAACCACTTCCTCTGTTGTAAATAATCTTAAAAGTCTGtttagagtgtgtgttacaTATTTACCACATGTTTAACACGCATGTCTTTTGTTTCCTGGGTTTCTTCCAGCTGTTATTCCTGATTTTCTGTACAAATTCTGGACCTTATTCTCACCACAACAGggacatgttttatttttgtttgtttgtttgttgcatcCCAGACAGGGTTGCCGGATGCAAGGAACActtgaataaaatgaaagttaaaaaaaaaaactgaaaaatgaataaatggaaaaaaaacctaaaacaatCCATCTTCTTGGTCACAGTTTTTGCACAGGAAACAAGTTCCCTGGAGTGTGTGCACTCATTTCTGATAAAATTGTTTTTGGATAAAAATTCCGGAATGTAGCAGTTAAAAGTCTTTATtagaatattgtttttatttaataaaaaaaatctttattagaAATCAGGGCCTGTATTCACCAAGATTCTTAaacctaaaagttgctcctagtgccaaaattctaagaaaattcttataattaaaacttttttttataatttccctTTAAATTTGTAGATATTCCGATACCATTTTCCCCCTCCCGATACCGATTCTGATACTTGGGCTCAAGCTATCGACTGATACCGAGTACTGATCCCATACCTGGGTGTGTATCTGTATATACAGCTGTGGATACTACTAGCCCTGTATTAAATGACAAAATTATGTTATGCTGTGCTTGTTTTTATTATCTGACATACATTTAACAGTATTActtatttttgaaaaagaaactgAACTTTAACATCTGAAAAAGAACTTCAAATGCAGCCACAATTCTAACACCGGGTTATGTTTAGGAAAATGGTATCAGGTCGGTACGTGGACTCAAATATTTGTCGATACCattgccagattttttttttgtggtatcgGCAGCATTCCTGACACTAGTATCGGAATCGGAACAACCCTACTAAATtgtagtaaagataaaaatgattcatgaaATGTCTTAGTCCTAAAAACaactcctaaggtaaaaattgttaagagtagagaggagtttctatagcagaggacaaaatagtcgaaaaaagaaatattctccaaacattCTGAgtgtaaaagtaaacactgctcttctgtccaatctggttttcttgttcttttacttccttccttctctcttggattgttgactacataccatccaaaagtgcaacttaaacagactgtcctgcaaatcatgtaaattggtaaaaggtgacccattttgctcccatcaatctaaagtggattacaagtaataaaataaatgctaaatacTTTCCTTAATTaaagttgctctgagaagtttcctaatttacttttagtctaggactcccagctaagAGCTTTtgagctaagataggagctctcgcACAATGGCTGGCAGTGATAAGGTAGACTTGTTTGAACAGGAAAAACAACTCTCATTTGTTTAATCTATTTTTGTAACCAATTAAACCTTTTTCTTCCTTAAGGTAAAAAAGTTAAGACCTAACTGAccacacactatatacagtgtgtatagcACAGAAAACATAACAGTTCAGATTCTATGAAGTCTGCTGTAACCTCATAGCACACAGATAAACCACACACTGATTTACAGTCATATTATttaatatcacccaaatgaggacggGGTCGCTGTTGTGTCTGGTTCCccacaaggtttcttcctcttgtaATCCCAGGGAGTTTTTTCATCACCACCTTCACCCTCGGCTCAACAGGGACAAACTAATAGTCCATACTCCATCGTACAGgttctaatttaatttcataattttttcttaaataaaatgtaactgtttacaataaaaaaaaaacacatttgggtCACTTTTGCCTGCAATATGAACACAGGCTGAATAATGCTCTTGAAAGAAATAAGTACTGATGTGTGACATTGCAGTTAAAGGACAGGGAGCTTTAAAACATACAACAGGACTAAATAAATCAGACTGATAACAGAgtttgttttgtcttaaaacactTAATCTAATATCGTGTAAGAATTCCTGTAAAGAAATTTTTAAAACCTAAAGTCATATTTGCAACAGGTAACAGCAAATCCATCTAATAGTACACACACCTTTAAataactcacacaaacacactgctgTATGAGAAACTGTTTTATTTGATGAATTATCCGTCTTTCCTCTGGTTTTATTTCGGATCAATGGAATGAATCAGATCAGTATGTTATTTACAtggattgatttatttttttccagtccCAAAATGTCCCTAAAAAGCAGAAGTGCTGAGGTGGCAGAATGAACAGTCTCAGTATAGAAAACAACCCAGGTGCGAGAAGCGCCCTCTCCTGGACAGGTTTAGAAAAGCAGGAGTTTCAGCCCGATGCGTTCACACACTGAGCGTCTGTGACAGATAGCGAATGCACCGGGACACGGCGGCGCTCGGCTCTTTCACACAGCACAGACGTTTACAGAGCAGGCAGGAGCGGACAGAGCTCAGTGACGCACCTCACTTTCTTTCTTCGTTCCTTCCTGTCAGTCAGCATGCCGTGTCAGtgtaagaaaataaagaagGCCGACAAAAccaaaaggaaaaatatatatccgTATTATAAGTCTTTGAAAAATTCCTCGTTGCTTTTTAGGTCTTACAATGTAAAGAAAATAACTCCCGCAGTACTAATGCTTAAGTAAAGTTTACTATAGacttttattataacaaaataGGCAGTTCATGGAGGGTTAAATATCTGTTAAGATTTCATTGTACAATAAATTTTCTTTCAGCTACGCATTGGCATTTTAAGCCACAGATGTACACAGACATCTCTTAATGGCAGTTCCTTACAAATGGCAGACTTTTCTACATGTAAAAATCAAAGTGAAACTGATGTTCTGTATGTAAGACACACTGGGAAATAAACAGTTGTGACATTGATGAATGAAACGTGATTCGATCCTGTACAAACGCACGCTGgtcgaaaaaaacaaaaacaaaatcctgAATATTGACAGAGTGaacagaaaatctaataaacgAAAAAGTATGATCTAGGTAAAACATGGAACtagagtgaaaagaaaaaaatgaaaaaactaaaAGTTAAAGACGACATGCTCTTAAAGCTATAACGTGCAAAGTTTTGCTTTTTATAATTGATTTTCTGCTATTTTATGATTCTGATGCCTGAGATTCAACCTCTGTATCAACATCATACACAATgaggaaagaggaaaagaaagcaTCCAGCTCAGTCCATGTATCTCGTCTGTAAAAAGCATCCTCCCTTAAACATTAAGGAACTGTACCGTTTCCAACGTCCTGCTAATGGATGTTAGGTTTGGCGTGACCGCGCCCCTTGATCTCCATGTGAAACCGGAAGCAGTAGAGATCAGAAAGGGGACGAAGCATCCAGACCTGTGGGACACCTACCCAAGTGTCGTTGTGAACCGAGGTTTGGGCTTCCAGACTTGATTGGGATCAGGGATTaaattgttaagaaaaaaaatacaggggaaaaaacaaaacaaaaggataataaataaaacagaaaagggaGAATGGACTTTGCTTTGCAGCGCTTCATAGTTTCTCCTTGGATAGTACCCAGATGTATGGTCCAGACTGCTCCTCGATGATCTGCTTAACTTGATCATAGATTTCCTCCAATGTGTCTCCCTGGACAAtggctgaaacacacacacaaaacaatctAACTATCTGATTCATTGCACTCATTACTAGTTTTagtattttatcattttcagtCTATTTAGCGAacattttagaaaacatgcTCTTTATGCACACTAGGtttctgtttcattttgtttgcacatagaaaaaaaaactttcttctatgctactgtacataaataacaCAGTAACACAATCATCATGGTAAAGTCTGCCGTATTGGAATTGtgcaaataacataaaaaaaaaaagcttttctcaGCATTCCTAAAAGCCTAGGAACTTTGAATAACAGAT
Proteins encoded:
- the ncbp2as2 gene encoding protein NCBP2AS2 — protein: MVLRRILYALINNAQLVERLAESRPIRRAAQLTAFAITRAQIAGKDAARQIRAGELSERGARVRDSFLKEVKQGMKAASEQIKNKK